One stretch of Nitrosococcus watsonii C-113 DNA includes these proteins:
- the prsK gene encoding XrtA/PEP-CTERM system histidine kinase PrsK — protein MNNLALISYGAGAAAFTALFIILAIGYRNRPVGGMLLFAVAVNASWLAISAYDSYADYLSPLWAQVLETFRDGVWYAFLFHALGFNFKFQGLTRRLAVLVLIFVLLQGGLLIGFSWLEWLLGAKLSHEIVLVGQILLAVIGLMLVEQLLRSVPRDKRWAIKYLCFGLAALFVYDFFLYADALLLQVIDAGVWSARGLANAMVVPFIAVSAARNPQWSPDVYVSRQMVFHTATILGAGLYLLAMAGAGYYVRHFGGSWGIMAQAVFLFAAALLLLSLLSSGQLKAKLRVFISKHFFNYKYDYREEWLHFISMLSEDSSIPLGERVTRALAQIVESPGGVLWQAKEKYYVPTFVWNFPFPEGLMEPKQSVFLQFLREQEWIVEKGAEGEAAHPVPIPEWFNRLPKLWLIVPLIHRESLVGFLVLARSQARADLDWEDRDLLRTTGREAASYLAHQEAAEQLAQAQQFAAFHRFSAYVVHDLKNLIAQLSLLVRNAAHHKHNPAFIDDAVQTIHHAVQRMQRLMSQLRSTGEEERQEIFDVVALARELVKHYAVQRPRPKVEGEDKDFIGICANRERFKSILGHLIQNAQEATLPEGRVILRVSRERGIVRIEVEDSGQGMDPTFVRERLFRPFDSTKGLTGMGIGAFEVQEYIQEIGGDIEVRSVPGKGTCFVLRIPQGEVERSRMEEVKEAVS, from the coding sequence ATGAATAATTTGGCATTGATCAGTTATGGTGCTGGCGCGGCGGCCTTTACTGCTCTTTTCATTATACTAGCTATCGGCTACCGTAATCGTCCCGTGGGGGGGATGTTGCTATTTGCGGTTGCAGTAAATGCAAGTTGGCTAGCTATCTCAGCTTATGACTCATATGCTGATTATCTTTCGCCGCTTTGGGCCCAGGTACTGGAAACTTTTCGGGATGGAGTCTGGTATGCTTTTCTTTTTCATGCGTTAGGCTTTAATTTTAAGTTTCAAGGGCTTACCCGCAGACTTGCGGTGTTAGTTCTCATCTTTGTACTTTTACAAGGGGGACTGTTAATTGGGTTTTCCTGGCTAGAATGGCTGCTTGGCGCCAAACTAAGCCATGAGATTGTGTTGGTAGGGCAAATACTACTAGCAGTTATTGGTTTAATGCTGGTGGAGCAACTGCTGCGTTCCGTTCCTCGGGATAAACGATGGGCGATTAAATATCTCTGTTTTGGGCTTGCCGCTTTATTCGTTTATGATTTTTTTCTCTATGCGGATGCTCTGCTATTACAAGTAATCGATGCAGGGGTATGGTCTGCCCGTGGTCTAGCTAATGCTATGGTAGTTCCTTTTATTGCAGTTTCGGCTGCGCGTAACCCTCAATGGTCGCCAGACGTCTATGTTTCCCGGCAGATGGTATTTCATACTGCAACTATTCTAGGGGCGGGACTCTATTTATTGGCTATGGCCGGTGCAGGCTACTATGTTCGCCATTTTGGCGGTTCCTGGGGAATTATGGCCCAGGCCGTTTTTTTATTTGCGGCTGCTTTACTGCTTCTGTCGCTCCTTTCCTCTGGCCAATTAAAGGCGAAGTTGCGGGTTTTTATCAGCAAACATTTTTTTAATTACAAATATGACTATCGCGAGGAATGGTTACATTTTATTAGTATGCTTTCGGAAGACTCCTCGATCCCGTTAGGAGAACGAGTCACTCGAGCTCTCGCTCAGATCGTGGAAAGCCCGGGTGGTGTGCTGTGGCAGGCCAAAGAGAAATATTATGTACCGACTTTTGTCTGGAATTTCCCTTTTCCAGAGGGCTTAATGGAGCCGAAGCAATCAGTATTTCTTCAGTTCCTGCGGGAACAAGAATGGATTGTAGAAAAAGGCGCGGAGGGGGAGGCGGCCCATCCTGTGCCGATACCAGAATGGTTTAATAGGTTGCCCAAGCTATGGCTGATTGTACCTTTAATTCATAGGGAATCATTGGTGGGTTTTCTGGTTTTGGCTCGCTCCCAGGCGAGAGCGGATTTGGACTGGGAGGATCGAGATCTTTTACGTACTACCGGCCGGGAAGCAGCAAGCTACTTGGCTCATCAAGAAGCAGCCGAACAGTTGGCTCAAGCCCAGCAATTCGCTGCTTTTCATCGATTTTCTGCCTACGTGGTCCATGACCTGAAAAATCTCATTGCGCAGCTTTCTTTGCTGGTGCGTAACGCCGCACACCATAAGCATAACCCAGCATTTATTGATGATGCCGTACAGACTATCCACCACGCAGTCCAGCGAATGCAACGGCTAATGAGTCAACTCCGCAGCACGGGGGAGGAAGAACGGCAGGAAATCTTTGATGTAGTGGCGTTGGCTCGTGAACTGGTAAAACATTATGCCGTCCAGCGGCCAAGACCAAAAGTGGAGGGAGAAGATAAAGATTTTATTGGGATATGCGCTAACCGAGAACGGTTTAAGAGTATCTTAGGACATTTAATCCAGAATGCCCAAGAAGCAACTTTGCCTGAAGGACGCGTTATTTTACGGGTAAGTAGAGAAAGAGGAATAGTTCGGATAGAGGTTGAAGACAGCGGACAGGGCATGGATCCTACCTTTGTTCGGGAACGGTTGTTTCGCCCTTTTGATAGCACTAAAGGGCTTACGGGCATGGGGATTGGAGCTTTTGAGGTGCAGGAATATATCCAGGAGATAGGAGGAGATATTGAAGTCCGCAGCGTGCCGGGTAAAGGAACTTGTTTTGTGCTGCGGATACCTCAAGGCGAGGTGGAAAGATCTCGGATGGAAGAAGTGAAGGAGGCAGTTTCATGA